A stretch of Candidatus Symbiobacter mobilis CR DNA encodes these proteins:
- a CDS encoding glycosyltransferase family 2 protein, with the protein MQVSVITCTYNSEPFLADSIASVLAQTYPDIDYLFVDGGSTDGTLQRIAAIERPVRVVHEVRGGISHAMNVGLSEATGDVIAYLHSDDFYLDGAVLAKVVRAMEQHDVGWCYGRIESLREQKRMPENFVAPRYSAQCLLRGNFIPHPAAFVRRDWLERVGGFEENLRYAMDYDLWLKLARLGAPYELDEPLTVFRVHPGSLSSANRLAALREDLEVRLAHCGRRPWLWLESWLRYGVRRHRMIRQGL; encoded by the coding sequence ATGCAAGTCTCTGTCATCACCTGCACGTACAACAGTGAGCCGTTTTTGGCAGACTCGATTGCTTCCGTGCTTGCTCAAACCTATCCAGATATCGACTACCTCTTCGTCGATGGGGGTTCCACAGACGGGACGTTGCAGCGCATTGCTGCCATCGAACGGCCTGTACGTGTCGTGCATGAGGTGCGTGGGGGGATCTCGCACGCAATGAATGTCGGGTTGTCGGAAGCTACAGGGGATGTCATCGCATACCTGCACTCGGATGATTTTTATCTCGATGGCGCTGTGCTGGCCAAGGTGGTGCGCGCCATGGAACAACACGACGTAGGCTGGTGTTATGGGAGGATCGAATCCCTGCGTGAGCAGAAACGGATGCCTGAAAATTTTGTTGCTCCTCGTTATTCGGCACAGTGTTTATTGCGAGGCAACTTCATTCCTCACCCCGCAGCTTTCGTGCGGCGGGACTGGCTGGAGCGGGTAGGGGGCTTTGAGGAAAACCTGCGGTACGCGATGGACTACGACCTGTGGTTGAAATTGGCTCGACTGGGGGCGCCATACGAGTTGGATGAGCCACTGACGGTTTTTCGGGTTCACCCAGGCAGCCTGTCGTCGGCCAACCGTCTTGCTGCCTTGCGGGAAGACTTGGAGGTTCGGCTTGCACACTGCGGCCGACGGCCCTGGCTGTGGCTGGAATCGTGGCTGCGCTATGGGGTGCGGCGGCACCGCATGATCCGTCAGGGTCTGTGA